One genomic window of Terriglobia bacterium includes the following:
- a CDS encoding Crp/Fnr family transcriptional regulator encodes MRAEHIFCDLPANALQAFESVKYATAYPKGAVLFVEGQAPRGIFVLCKGRVKLSICSTDGKTLILKIAEAGEVLGLSATVSGKPYELTAETIDPCQINFVKREDFLRFLREHADACFRVAEQLSDKYNTACREIRSLGLSHSAAEKLAKLLLDWSARNGENAKTEPRLKLALTHEEIAQMIGTSRETVTRLFAELKKRQIVQAKGSTLVIRNKAALKALATS; translated from the coding sequence ATGCGGGCCGAGCATATCTTTTGCGATCTGCCCGCCAATGCGCTCCAGGCGTTTGAATCTGTTAAATATGCGACCGCCTACCCCAAGGGGGCGGTCCTTTTCGTGGAAGGCCAGGCGCCACGTGGAATCTTCGTCCTGTGCAAGGGCCGGGTTAAGCTGTCGATCTGCTCCACGGATGGCAAGACGCTGATCCTCAAGATCGCCGAGGCCGGCGAAGTTCTTGGCCTGAGTGCGACCGTCTCGGGCAAGCCTTACGAGTTGACGGCTGAGACCATTGATCCCTGCCAGATCAATTTCGTAAAGCGCGAAGATTTCCTTCGCTTCCTCCGCGAGCACGCCGATGCATGTTTCCGGGTCGCCGAGCAGTTGAGCGACAAGTACAACACCGCGTGCCGCGAGATCCGCTCTCTCGGATTGTCACACTCTGCGGCGGAGAAACTGGCGAAGCTCCTCCTCGACTGGAGTGCCCGCAACGGCGAGAACGCGAAGACCGAGCCGAGATTGAAACTGGCGCTCACTCACGAGGAGATCGCGCAGATGATCGGCACCTCGCGAGAAACCGTCACACGGTTGTTTGCTGAATTGAAGAAACGGCAGATCGTGCAGGCGAAAGGTTCCACCTTGGTGATTCGCAATAAGGCCGCGTTGAAAGCTCTCGCGACAAGTTGA
- a CDS encoding acyl-CoA dehydrogenase family protein translates to MATTAQKTLTETLRTLPGDDVRQILWRFSDRYDLQMLVQSARSVARGIVARLVAEGARNSHEWTERKNELLKAYDDSGITAAFMEPEEGGFIAGPKNLALALIAYELAWVDAGAATGSLAGCLALSPIHERGTEEQKQRYMTLCAPPQPGENRKPWRGAFCLTEPIPYVGVDTGMLNGKMRIAEWKEGEEPILQVEKRGRFITNMGFANFVTAAVGPADDRIKSSAIVILEEGDEGIFDRGAATRKMVHQLSSTHDPIFNLKVPASRIVGGYTIENGCIIPNYSHSEVIEAVFKRTRVTVAIMTSAKLLSAIEPVIRYQRGRFRGAEQATPGTLRYDLGLQQRQDVLHRLLDVWAMGEASAALGFAAARIFDVVDPLEKEKTAILAEKNIAGGKSELKYFRQVQKDALEFLDMCGRVESRSSERFRELHENKLVQYAILDSVASVLCPASKLWNTGKGSVAMREAVSLMGGYGITEDCPGFLGHKWMDSQLEATYEGPEAVQRRNLTVTMTNEVFLAQFRNWISEMRIHAARRPGTGACALATAMRLWLWTLNHMQVASDANGDKLYHGPRQAVTFALADALCWLLASRQQILDVIELEERGPENPVVAEGLEGTVQFLSDLAHVQVAKAAGEVGRICAELVNGYNRHPAWDDEGYKGCYCEDELEELEPLIPGIRAVATDVVNAQGQHPLKAGPCPACHGLDAFQRLRTKLDGCLTGSMLAKDRAAEALTKVMIPEALDYPQQ, encoded by the coding sequence ATGGCCACGACTGCCCAAAAGACCCTCACTGAAACCCTGCGTACCCTTCCCGGAGATGATGTTCGCCAGATACTCTGGCGTTTTTCCGACCGCTACGACCTGCAGATGCTGGTGCAGTCGGCACGCTCCGTGGCGCGGGGAATCGTAGCAAGGCTCGTTGCCGAAGGGGCTCGCAACTCGCACGAGTGGACCGAACGTAAGAACGAACTGCTGAAGGCGTATGACGACTCCGGAATCACGGCCGCGTTCATGGAACCGGAAGAAGGCGGGTTCATTGCCGGCCCCAAGAATCTCGCTCTGGCCCTCATCGCGTACGAATTGGCCTGGGTCGATGCCGGCGCGGCTACCGGTTCCCTGGCAGGGTGCCTCGCTCTCTCGCCGATCCACGAGCGCGGAACCGAGGAGCAGAAGCAACGTTACATGACCCTGTGCGCTCCGCCACAACCCGGTGAGAACCGCAAACCGTGGCGTGGAGCCTTCTGCCTCACCGAGCCCATCCCCTACGTCGGCGTCGATACCGGAATGCTGAACGGCAAGATGCGCATCGCCGAGTGGAAAGAGGGCGAGGAACCGATCCTGCAGGTAGAAAAACGCGGCCGCTTCATCACCAACATGGGCTTTGCCAACTTCGTGACCGCCGCCGTCGGCCCCGCTGACGATCGCATCAAGAGCAGTGCCATCGTGATCCTCGAAGAAGGTGACGAAGGCATCTTCGATCGTGGCGCGGCGACACGGAAGATGGTTCATCAGTTGTCGTCGACTCACGACCCCATCTTTAATCTGAAAGTTCCGGCGAGCCGCATCGTCGGTGGATACACCATCGAGAACGGCTGCATCATTCCCAATTACTCGCACAGCGAGGTGATCGAGGCCGTATTCAAGCGCACGCGCGTAACCGTCGCAATCATGACTTCGGCGAAGCTCCTTTCGGCAATCGAGCCGGTCATCCGATATCAGCGCGGCAGGTTCCGCGGAGCCGAGCAGGCTACGCCGGGGACCCTCCGCTATGACCTTGGATTGCAGCAGCGCCAGGACGTGCTCCATCGGCTTCTCGATGTCTGGGCAATGGGCGAAGCCAGCGCAGCACTCGGGTTCGCGGCGGCCCGTATTTTTGACGTCGTCGATCCGCTGGAAAAAGAAAAAACGGCAATTCTCGCCGAAAAAAATATCGCGGGCGGCAAGTCGGAGTTGAAGTACTTCCGCCAGGTGCAGAAGGACGCGCTGGAGTTCCTCGACATGTGCGGGCGCGTCGAATCGCGTTCGAGCGAGCGCTTCCGCGAGTTGCACGAGAACAAACTCGTGCAGTACGCAATCCTCGATTCCGTCGCATCGGTTCTCTGCCCCGCTTCAAAACTCTGGAACACCGGCAAGGGTTCGGTCGCGATGCGCGAGGCCGTGAGCCTGATGGGCGGTTACGGCATCACCGAAGACTGCCCCGGATTCCTCGGCCATAAGTGGATGGATTCGCAGCTTGAGGCCACGTACGAGGGCCCGGAGGCCGTGCAGCGCCGCAACCTCACCGTCACCATGACGAACGAGGTCTTCCTGGCCCAGTTCCGCAATTGGATTTCCGAGATGCGGATTCACGCGGCGCGACGTCCAGGAACAGGTGCTTGCGCACTGGCAACGGCCATGCGGCTGTGGCTGTGGACTCTGAACCACATGCAGGTCGCCTCGGATGCAAACGGCGACAAGCTCTATCACGGTCCGCGCCAGGCGGTAACGTTCGCTCTGGCCGACGCACTGTGCTGGCTGCTTGCGTCGCGGCAACAAATTCTCGACGTGATCGAACTCGAAGAACGTGGGCCGGAGAACCCGGTCGTCGCCGAAGGGCTTGAGGGCACGGTGCAGTTCCTGTCGGACTTGGCGCACGTTCAGGTGGCAAAGGCCGCAGGCGAGGTCGGGCGCATCTGTGCCGAGCTGGTGAACGGCTACAACCGGCATCCGGCATGGGACGACGAGGGATACAAGGGCTGCTACTGCGAAGATGAACTCGAAGAACTCGAGCCTCTGATTCCCGGTATTCGCGCTGTCGCAACCGATGTCGTCAATGCGCAGGGACAGCATCCGCTCAAGGCAGGGCCATGCCCGGCCTGCCATGGACTCGACGCCTTCCAGCGGCTTCGTACGAAACTTGACGGATGCCTGACTGGCTCGATGCTGGCGAAGGATCGCGCGGCGGAAGCTCTGACGAAGGTCATGATCCCGGAAGCACTGGATTACCCGCAGCAATAG
- a CDS encoding 4Fe-4S ferredoxin, translated as MHREPKEPEIERQSLEVDIACVGFGPAMGGFLTTLARKFSDEQNPVESKAMPGMPPQVICYERADDMGFGVSGVVTRARGIRATFPDFDASQIPMATPVKQEKVLYLLDPIGASRRSATLRLADKLLRAMKGLLPGFNHDAFELPYTPPFLKKHDGFILSVGQFNQWVGSQLVGSGSVQIWPGMPVRKAVIQKNKVLGIRLVDQGVDKQGKPDAGFMAGMDIKAALTVVGDGPIGPVGRQLDDVFGMPPGHHVRDWAVGMKAVVSLPENVDLPPGTVFHTLGYPEPEIFGFFYVHPDRIASVGIFVPSWFDSPVRTAYRYLQHFMLHPYLWRYLEGGTLLSWGAKSLQESGKRGEPFLCGNGYARIGEGSGSTNVLTGSGVDEAWTSGTLLAEGVIELMRAGRPFTRDNLEQAYVERRRKSWVEEEGRVAEHARDGFQKGFIRGLIGMGLAGITGGRLSLHSKIKEPHERIQEPEDYFRGKFTRAEIDELRTKCRAENRSLHDALMDACGWPSIPFDGKLLITHQDALLVGGKVQAPAGYADHVVFLQPEVCKFCGSRTCVEICSGQAITEGDDGTPNFDREKCVHCGACLWNCSQEIEKGKTNIEFRAGAGGLHSAQN; from the coding sequence ATGCATCGCGAACCAAAAGAACCGGAGATCGAGCGGCAGAGTCTGGAAGTCGACATTGCCTGCGTGGGCTTTGGCCCAGCGATGGGTGGCTTCCTGACAACGTTGGCCCGCAAGTTCAGTGACGAGCAGAACCCGGTCGAGAGCAAGGCCATGCCGGGCATGCCGCCGCAGGTGATCTGCTACGAACGCGCCGACGATATGGGATTCGGTGTCTCCGGCGTCGTGACGCGTGCGCGCGGCATTCGCGCTACATTTCCGGATTTCGACGCTTCCCAGATCCCGATGGCCACGCCCGTCAAGCAGGAGAAAGTGCTTTATCTCCTCGATCCTATCGGCGCCAGCCGGCGTTCCGCCACGCTGCGGCTCGCCGACAAGCTCCTTCGCGCGATGAAGGGACTCCTTCCGGGATTCAATCACGACGCATTCGAGCTTCCCTACACTCCGCCATTTCTGAAGAAGCACGACGGATTCATTCTCTCGGTCGGTCAGTTCAACCAGTGGGTTGGTAGTCAACTCGTGGGCTCCGGAAGCGTTCAGATATGGCCCGGCATGCCGGTGCGCAAAGCTGTCATCCAAAAGAACAAAGTCCTTGGAATTCGCCTGGTCGACCAGGGCGTCGACAAGCAGGGCAAGCCGGACGCGGGCTTCATGGCCGGCATGGACATCAAAGCCGCGCTCACCGTCGTCGGCGACGGGCCGATCGGACCGGTTGGCCGCCAACTCGACGATGTCTTCGGAATGCCGCCCGGCCATCACGTGCGCGACTGGGCCGTCGGCATGAAGGCCGTCGTCAGTCTTCCAGAGAACGTTGATCTCCCGCCGGGAACCGTCTTCCACACGCTTGGCTATCCCGAGCCGGAGATTTTCGGATTCTTCTACGTTCATCCGGATCGCATCGCTTCCGTCGGAATTTTCGTTCCCTCGTGGTTTGACAGTCCGGTGCGCACTGCCTATCGCTACTTGCAGCATTTCATGCTGCATCCTTACTTGTGGCGATATCTCGAGGGCGGAACGCTGCTCTCCTGGGGCGCAAAGTCCCTGCAGGAATCGGGCAAGCGCGGCGAGCCGTTCCTCTGCGGAAATGGCTATGCGCGGATCGGCGAGGGCTCTGGCAGTACCAACGTCCTCACCGGTTCCGGCGTGGATGAAGCGTGGACGTCGGGGACATTACTTGCTGAAGGCGTAATTGAGTTGATGCGCGCAGGGCGGCCTTTCACTCGCGACAACCTCGAACAGGCCTACGTCGAGCGGCGCCGGAAAAGCTGGGTGGAAGAAGAGGGCCGGGTAGCCGAACACGCACGTGACGGCTTCCAGAAAGGTTTTATTCGCGGTCTGATCGGCATGGGACTCGCCGGGATCACCGGCGGCCGCCTTTCCCTCCACTCGAAGATCAAAGAGCCGCACGAGCGGATTCAGGAACCCGAGGATTATTTCCGCGGAAAGTTCACGCGCGCGGAGATCGACGAGTTACGAACAAAATGTCGCGCCGAAAATCGGTCGCTCCACGACGCGCTCATGGACGCCTGCGGTTGGCCTTCGATTCCTTTCGACGGCAAGTTGCTCATCACGCACCAGGACGCGCTGCTGGTTGGCGGTAAGGTTCAGGCACCCGCGGGTTACGCCGACCATGTTGTCTTCCTGCAGCCGGAAGTCTGCAAGTTCTGCGGCTCCAGGACTTGCGTGGAGATTTGCTCCGGGCAGGCGATCACCGAGGGTGATGATGGCACGCCGAACTTCGATCGCGAGAAATGCGTCCATTGCGGCGCGTGCCTGTGGAACTGCTCGCAGGAGATCGAAAAGGGCAAAACGAATATCGAATTTCGCGCCGGTGCGGGAGGCTTGCACTCGGCGCAAAACTGA
- a CDS encoding electron transfer flavoprotein subunit beta — translation MSNPLQIVVCGSIVPDPLQTLEPVTGAAGPALKNEMMLPAVLDPWAAHALYEAANLAKQVAGSKVYLVSLGPKAKLQQVMMTVGQKVPFELVAVDGSSSGFTDAEEVAAALAAAIEAIPGLDKSRLLLFGGWESASRGAGATMQILGEILGITDQFQGVDRITMRPDGSFEVMERIEGGKHQVSECKSAPAVLGWATGHLGEPRNDPQVGMMNMRGIMPSLQKAKPAQIHNEGLSFLKVELPKQQRTTRIVKDVSADKIAREIVEWISGD, via the coding sequence ATGAGTAATCCACTTCAAATCGTTGTTTGCGGCAGCATCGTCCCCGACCCGCTCCAGACATTGGAACCGGTGACGGGCGCTGCCGGTCCTGCGCTGAAGAACGAGATGATGCTGCCGGCCGTGCTCGACCCGTGGGCGGCACATGCCCTGTACGAAGCGGCAAACCTTGCCAAGCAGGTTGCCGGTAGCAAGGTATACCTCGTGAGTCTCGGCCCCAAAGCTAAATTACAGCAAGTCATGATGACGGTCGGACAGAAGGTTCCGTTCGAACTCGTAGCCGTCGATGGGTCTTCCAGCGGCTTCACCGATGCGGAAGAAGTCGCGGCGGCGCTGGCGGCTGCAATCGAAGCCATCCCCGGTCTCGATAAGTCGCGTCTGCTTCTCTTCGGCGGATGGGAATCGGCCTCGCGCGGCGCCGGAGCGACCATGCAGATCCTCGGCGAAATCCTCGGCATTACCGACCAGTTCCAGGGCGTCGATCGCATCACCATGCGACCCGACGGATCGTTCGAGGTCATGGAACGCATCGAGGGCGGCAAGCACCAGGTTTCGGAATGCAAGTCCGCGCCCGCCGTGCTCGGCTGGGCCACTGGACACCTCGGCGAGCCCCGCAACGATCCGCAGGTCGGAATGATGAACATGCGCGGCATCATGCCGTCGCTGCAAAAAGCAAAGCCCGCACAGATACACAACGAGGGCCTTTCTTTCCTCAAAGTTGAATTACCGAAGCAACAGCGCACCACGCGCATCGTGAAGGACGTTTCCGCCGACAAGATCGCGCGCGAAATCGTCGAATGGATTTCGGGGGACTAA
- a CDS encoding electron transfer flavoprotein subunit alpha has product METILYLTHTEPDGSLSKAALEALGAAVELAIDSASALTIGLFGGEVQKAADSVANCQAVRILGVEGSEFAQPRYSSDANAAEILCRGSQATVVVTPGTSRMSRIMAGVAHRLNGRVDTHVNSTAVEDNRIVIRRWFYRQRMTADVTRAQRPWVLVIDPGTHPAYPAEGGNAAIETLPAVLGETNLRTTVKGIEAPKADQQTIRPEAELLFVAGAGWTKKQKDGQPHVKDAESLILGFLAETKASLGSSKSLVDISGEGGEVLKFMSHMNQVGQTGATPRHPKGLSTCCHGEEPHVVGWRFINERRAINLDPNCGWARGKADVLYVADAFEVVAKVNAFLAEKKAATVGAD; this is encoded by the coding sequence ATGGAGACGATTCTTTACCTGACGCACACTGAGCCGGATGGCTCTCTTTCCAAAGCCGCACTGGAAGCCCTTGGGGCCGCGGTCGAACTCGCCATCGACAGTGCTTCTGCTTTGACCATCGGCCTGTTTGGAGGCGAGGTCCAGAAGGCCGCCGACTCAGTCGCAAATTGCCAGGCAGTCCGCATTCTGGGCGTCGAAGGCTCAGAGTTCGCGCAGCCGCGCTACTCCAGTGACGCCAATGCCGCCGAGATCCTGTGCCGCGGCTCGCAGGCGACAGTAGTCGTCACGCCGGGCACCTCGCGCATGTCGCGCATCATGGCCGGTGTCGCCCATCGCTTGAATGGCCGTGTCGACACGCACGTCAACAGCACAGCCGTTGAAGACAATCGCATCGTTATTCGGCGCTGGTTCTACCGTCAGCGAATGACGGCCGACGTCACACGCGCGCAACGTCCCTGGGTACTGGTTATCGATCCCGGAACGCATCCAGCTTATCCGGCGGAGGGCGGCAATGCTGCCATTGAGACACTTCCGGCCGTCCTCGGCGAGACAAACTTGCGAACGACGGTAAAAGGTATTGAGGCCCCGAAGGCCGATCAGCAGACGATTCGCCCTGAAGCCGAACTGCTCTTCGTGGCCGGAGCCGGCTGGACGAAGAAACAGAAAGACGGACAGCCGCACGTGAAAGACGCCGAGTCTCTCATCCTTGGGTTCCTCGCGGAAACAAAGGCTTCGCTCGGCAGCAGCAAGTCGCTGGTCGATATTTCCGGCGAAGGCGGCGAGGTGCTCAAGTTCATGAGCCACATGAACCAGGTCGGCCAGACCGGCGCGACGCCACGACATCCGAAAGGCCTCTCAACCTGCTGCCACGGCGAGGAACCGCACGTGGTCGGCTGGCGATTTATCAACGAGCGTCGCGCGATCAATTTGGACCCGAACTGCGGATGGGCCCGCGGAAAGGCCGACGTGCTCTACGTCGCCGATGCGTTTGAAGTGGTTGCGAAGGTCAACGCATTCTTGGCCGAGAAGAAAGCGGCAACCGTCGGAGCAGATTAG
- a CDS encoding (2Fe-2S) ferredoxin domain-containing protein, translating into MPRFEHHIFICTNQREPGHPRGCCNPDGSGELHQLFKAGVSRRGLKGRVRANKAGCLDQCEHGPNVVVYPEAIWYGHVTPADVDEILDSHIVGGKPVERLRIADECLNAASCPHKPRK; encoded by the coding sequence ATGCCTAGATTCGAACACCACATTTTCATCTGTACGAATCAGCGCGAGCCCGGACATCCGCGCGGATGCTGTAATCCGGACGGCTCCGGGGAACTGCATCAGCTATTCAAGGCGGGAGTTTCGCGTCGCGGCTTGAAGGGGAGAGTTCGCGCGAACAAGGCCGGGTGCCTCGATCAGTGTGAGCACGGACCCAACGTCGTCGTTTACCCCGAAGCGATCTGGTACGGACACGTCACCCCGGCCGATGTTGACGAGATTCTGGACTCGCACATTGTGGGCGGAAAACCCGTGGAGCGGCTGAGGATCGCCGACGAATGCCTGAACGCGGCGTCGTGCCCGCATAAGCCACGGAAATAG